From a region of the Haematobia irritans isolate KBUSLIRL chromosome 4, ASM5000362v1, whole genome shotgun sequence genome:
- the LOC142237138 gene encoding uncharacterized protein LOC142237138 isoform X2: MSRIKRSNQGKPSARFDQYLVDMSLLHSPPNTPSISSNAMLLNQGNVSTQPILEPEESTNKQSAGREVEGKKEVNSQKQQKPKVVDSSGLPEQWPTFAESFYNTTDEFQYNNLHNIMRLKESLKGSVRESVECLLGSSENVAAVMSHLKETFGRPEQLIKSQIDKVRKIPRLVNNNLEALVSFANKTSTMATFLKNARVEHHLYNPSLLSELFAKLPMNRQMEWGEKCLSLKESPSVLDFSQWLETLRRVANIVHDTLPYAPNVSTNRRQTTNPSRKFACVAVKNCVVCEGVCTSVGKCKQFIQISTDEKWEKIKNLKVCFCCLKKGHQLRDCRNKIACGKDDFQKFHHVLLHNEVATEVGNSSAVPQPEQRICHAVGETDDGANVSMVDSKIANELDLQGKKQKLSLQWLNEHCVAQNCEVIEMTISGVGAGDKRYTMKNVYTTSNLSLPIQSCSLQNLVKLPLDVPRILSAAGPIATTTRLGVMVYGPTAGTNPTTTRRALHARRYENKEDDLQSLNVMMKNYFDMESLGVKITTTKLIPADDERALKLLNEFTREVGGRYECRLLWKENIPPFPESYEMALKRLYCVEKKMARDSEYSRVYCQKINDYLSKGYTRKIEENEKPVNNGRVFYLPHFGVQNINKKGIRIVFDAAAEVHNISLNKCLLSGPDINNTLISTIFKFREAPIAVCGYIKEMFHQVKIAKIKNSCGGMETRIKRSTFM, translated from the exons ATGTCAAGGATCAAGCGATCGAATCAAGGTAAACCCTCAGCCCGTTTTGACCAATACCTCGTCGATATGAGCCTATTACATTCGCCACCAAATACCCCATCAATTTCTTCAAATGCAATGCTCCTCAATCAAGGAAACGTAAGTACGCAGCCAATTCTTGAGCCGGAGGAATCTACAAACAAGCAGTCTGCTGGCAGAGAAGTCGAAGGGAAAAAAGAAGTTAATagccaaaaacaacaaaagccaAAAGTCGTCGATTCATCGG GCTTACCCGAACAATGGCCAACTTTCGCCGAATCGTTCTACAATACAACCGATGAATTCCAGTATAATAATTTGCACAATATAATGCGCCTAAAAGAATCATTGAAAGGAAGTGTCCGTGAGTCTGTTGAATGTTTATTGGGAAGCTCTGAAAATGTTGCAGCTGTAATGAGTcatttaaaggaaactttcgGCAGACCGGAACAACTCATAAAAAGCCAGATCGACAAAGTCAGAAAAATTCCGCGTTTGGTGAATAATAATTTGGAAGCCTTGGTAAGTTTCGCCAACAAGACATCAACCATGGCAACATTCCTGAAGAACGCTCGTGTTGAGCATCACCTGTACAATCCATCATTGTTGAGTGAACTATTTGCCAAATTGCCAATGAATCGTCAAATGGAGTGGGGAGAGAAATGTCTCTCGCTAAAAGAATCACCATCTGTTTTGGACTTCAGTCAATGGTTGGAAACATTGCGCCGAGTTGCTAACATCGTCCACGATACTCTACCATACGCACCAAACGTCTCCACTAATCGTCGCCAAACCACAAACCCAAGCCGTAAGTTTGCATGCGTCGCCGTTAAAAATTGTGTTGTGTGCGAAGGAGTCTGTACGTCAGTTGGAAAATGTAAACAGTTTATACAAATAAGTACGGACGAAAAGtgggaaaaaataaagaatttaaagGTTTGTTTCTGCTGTTTAAAGAAAGGCCATCAGTTAAGAGATTGCAGAAACAAAATTGCCTGTGGAAAAGATGACTTCCAGAAATTCCATCACGTATTACTCCACAATGAAGTTGCTACCGAAGTTGGAAATTCCTCTGCTGTGCCGCAGCCTGAACAAAGAATTTGTCACGCTGTGGGTGAAACCG ACGACGGTGCAAACGTTTCTATGGTTGATAGTAAGATTGCTAATGAATTGGATTTGCAAGGTAAAAAGCAAAAATTATCACTTCAATGGCTTAATGAGCATTGTGTGGCACAAAATTGTGAAGTCATTGAAATGACTATTAGTGGAGTTGGAGCTGGAGACAAGCGGTAtactatgaaaaatgtttatacaaCGTCCAATTTATCTTTGCCAATTCAAAGTTGTAGTTtacaaaatcttgtaaaat TACCTTTGGATGTGCCCCGCATATTGTCAGCCGCTGGACCGATTGCAACCACAACGAGATTAGGTGTCATGGTGTATGGACCGACTGCTGGAACAAATCCTACAACAACAAGACGTGCTCTTCATGCTCGAAGGTACGAAAATAAAGAAGACGACTTACAAAGCTTAAACGttatgatgaaaaattattttgatatgGAGAGCCTCGGggtaaaaataacaacaacaaaactaatTCCGGCTGATGATGAACGTGCTTTAAAATTGCTAAATGAATTCACAAGGGAAGTGGGTGGCAGATATGAATGTCGTCTTTTATGGAAGGAAAATATACCTCCTTTTCCCGAATCATATGAAATGGCCCTAAAACGTTTGTATTGTGTAGAAAAGAAGATGGCTCGTGACAGTGAGTATAGCCGCGTATATTGCCAAAAAATTAATGATTATTTATCCAAAGGCTATACcagaaaaattgaagaaaatgaaaAGCCGGTAAACAATGGCCGTGTGTTTTATTTGCCGCACTTTGGGgtgcaaaatataaacaaaaaaggaaTTCGTATTGTTTTCGACGCCGCAGCCGAGGTCCACAATATTTCATTGAACAAGTGCCTTTTGAGTGGACCAGACATAAACAATACGCTTAtctcaacaatttttaaatttcgagAAGCTCCAATTGCTGTATGTGGATATATTAAGGAAATGTTCCACCAGGTAAAAATcgccaaaatcaaaaattcttgTGGAGGAATGGAGACAAGAATAAAAAGGTCGACATTTATGTAA
- the LOC142237138 gene encoding uncharacterized protein LOC142237138 isoform X1: MSRIKRSNQGKPSARFDQYLVDMSLLHSPPNTPSISSNAMLLNQGNVSTQPILEPEESTNKQSAGREVEGKKEVNSQKQQKPKVVDSSGLPEQWPTFAESFYNTTDEFQYNNLHNIMRLKESLKGSVRESVECLLGSSENVAAVMSHLKETFGRPEQLIKSQIDKVRKIPRLVNNNLEALVSFANKTSTMATFLKNARVEHHLYNPSLLSELFAKLPMNRQMEWGEKCLSLKESPSVLDFSQWLETLRRVANIVHDTLPYAPNVSTNRRQTTNPSRKFACVAVKNCVVCEGVCTSVGKCKQFIQISTDEKWEKIKNLKVCFCCLKKGHQLRDCRNKIACGKDDFQKFHHVLLHNEVATEVGNSSAVPQPEQRICHAVGETGNILFQILPVKLYGKNKIISTYAFVDDGANVSMVDSKIANELDLQGKKQKLSLQWLNEHCVAQNCEVIEMTISGVGAGDKRYTMKNVYTTSNLSLPIQSCSLQNLVKLPLDVPRILSAAGPIATTTRLGVMVYGPTAGTNPTTTRRALHARRYENKEDDLQSLNVMMKNYFDMESLGVKITTTKLIPADDERALKLLNEFTREVGGRYECRLLWKENIPPFPESYEMALKRLYCVEKKMARDSEYSRVYCQKINDYLSKGYTRKIEENEKPVNNGRVFYLPHFGVQNINKKGIRIVFDAAAEVHNISLNKCLLSGPDINNTLISTIFKFREAPIAVCGYIKEMFHQVKIAKIKNSCGGMETRIKRSTFM; the protein is encoded by the exons ATGTCAAGGATCAAGCGATCGAATCAAGGTAAACCCTCAGCCCGTTTTGACCAATACCTCGTCGATATGAGCCTATTACATTCGCCACCAAATACCCCATCAATTTCTTCAAATGCAATGCTCCTCAATCAAGGAAACGTAAGTACGCAGCCAATTCTTGAGCCGGAGGAATCTACAAACAAGCAGTCTGCTGGCAGAGAAGTCGAAGGGAAAAAAGAAGTTAATagccaaaaacaacaaaagccaAAAGTCGTCGATTCATCGG GCTTACCCGAACAATGGCCAACTTTCGCCGAATCGTTCTACAATACAACCGATGAATTCCAGTATAATAATTTGCACAATATAATGCGCCTAAAAGAATCATTGAAAGGAAGTGTCCGTGAGTCTGTTGAATGTTTATTGGGAAGCTCTGAAAATGTTGCAGCTGTAATGAGTcatttaaaggaaactttcgGCAGACCGGAACAACTCATAAAAAGCCAGATCGACAAAGTCAGAAAAATTCCGCGTTTGGTGAATAATAATTTGGAAGCCTTGGTAAGTTTCGCCAACAAGACATCAACCATGGCAACATTCCTGAAGAACGCTCGTGTTGAGCATCACCTGTACAATCCATCATTGTTGAGTGAACTATTTGCCAAATTGCCAATGAATCGTCAAATGGAGTGGGGAGAGAAATGTCTCTCGCTAAAAGAATCACCATCTGTTTTGGACTTCAGTCAATGGTTGGAAACATTGCGCCGAGTTGCTAACATCGTCCACGATACTCTACCATACGCACCAAACGTCTCCACTAATCGTCGCCAAACCACAAACCCAAGCCGTAAGTTTGCATGCGTCGCCGTTAAAAATTGTGTTGTGTGCGAAGGAGTCTGTACGTCAGTTGGAAAATGTAAACAGTTTATACAAATAAGTACGGACGAAAAGtgggaaaaaataaagaatttaaagGTTTGTTTCTGCTGTTTAAAGAAAGGCCATCAGTTAAGAGATTGCAGAAACAAAATTGCCTGTGGAAAAGATGACTTCCAGAAATTCCATCACGTATTACTCCACAATGAAGTTGCTACCGAAGTTGGAAATTCCTCTGCTGTGCCGCAGCCTGAACAAAGAATTTGTCACGCTGTGGGTGAAACCGGTAACATTCTATTTCAGATTTTACCGGtcaaattatatggaaaaaataaaattatttccacTTACGCCTTTGTAGACGACGGTGCAAACGTTTCTATGGTTGATAGTAAGATTGCTAATGAATTGGATTTGCAAGGTAAAAAGCAAAAATTATCACTTCAATGGCTTAATGAGCATTGTGTGGCACAAAATTGTGAAGTCATTGAAATGACTATTAGTGGAGTTGGAGCTGGAGACAAGCGGTAtactatgaaaaatgtttatacaaCGTCCAATTTATCTTTGCCAATTCAAAGTTGTAGTTtacaaaatcttgtaaaat TACCTTTGGATGTGCCCCGCATATTGTCAGCCGCTGGACCGATTGCAACCACAACGAGATTAGGTGTCATGGTGTATGGACCGACTGCTGGAACAAATCCTACAACAACAAGACGTGCTCTTCATGCTCGAAGGTACGAAAATAAAGAAGACGACTTACAAAGCTTAAACGttatgatgaaaaattattttgatatgGAGAGCCTCGGggtaaaaataacaacaacaaaactaatTCCGGCTGATGATGAACGTGCTTTAAAATTGCTAAATGAATTCACAAGGGAAGTGGGTGGCAGATATGAATGTCGTCTTTTATGGAAGGAAAATATACCTCCTTTTCCCGAATCATATGAAATGGCCCTAAAACGTTTGTATTGTGTAGAAAAGAAGATGGCTCGTGACAGTGAGTATAGCCGCGTATATTGCCAAAAAATTAATGATTATTTATCCAAAGGCTATACcagaaaaattgaagaaaatgaaaAGCCGGTAAACAATGGCCGTGTGTTTTATTTGCCGCACTTTGGGgtgcaaaatataaacaaaaaaggaaTTCGTATTGTTTTCGACGCCGCAGCCGAGGTCCACAATATTTCATTGAACAAGTGCCTTTTGAGTGGACCAGACATAAACAATACGCTTAtctcaacaatttttaaatttcgagAAGCTCCAATTGCTGTATGTGGATATATTAAGGAAATGTTCCACCAGGTAAAAATcgccaaaatcaaaaattcttgTGGAGGAATGGAGACAAGAATAAAAAGGTCGACATTTATGTAA
- the LOC142235519 gene encoding uncharacterized protein LOC142235519: MERMIFGATCSPAITQFVKNMNAKKYLKPSPRAVNAILERHYVDDYVDCFQTENEAVQVVKDVIKIHGAGGFELRNMISNSEKVLESCGQSASGIDDSGEFLSKDNIERILGIHWLPNVDIFCFRLNFHKVERSILEFAKVPSKREMLSLNMSIYDPFGFLCDFMITSKVLMQRVWKAGIEWDEELPIEIYNHWKLWLMELKRLEQFTISRCYFNEFLKCKVDLHIFADASEEAMATVAYWRVVSVDEIKVIFVMGKSSCAPTIYHTIPKLELQAAVMGVRMKDLIISNHTKNINKIYFWTDSHTVIRWINSDHRKYKQYVANRVAEILEGSGMDNWNWCPGTKNPADEATRAKYPIKYEADGRWKNGPDFLKLDESQWPTESNMENYEDSTNSELRSKFVFLVARQVCSIIPDINRFSKYSRLKRTMAWVHRYIQNLYRKIKNIGLIKGELSVEENAWAEMYLCRRIQSEVFSEEIADIGQQGHVGKYSKIKMLNPRIGEDGLLRVSGRIQNAPSLSIQSKNPIILPNQHCFTRLLVESYHVKFCHINMSIVISEVRLKFWVPSIRRLLNSIQSRCQVCRIRRAKPRQPQMAPLPIDRVTPYIRASTYTGVDYFGPINVTIRRQREKRWIALFTCLTIRAIHLEIAPDLSSDSCLLCIRNFINRNP; this comes from the coding sequence ATGGAACGCATGATATTTGGTGCGACGTGCTCACCAGCTATAACTCAATTCGTCAAAAATATGAAtgccaaaaaatatttgaagccGTCTCCTCGAGCCGTAAACGCAATACTCGAAAGACATTACGTTGACGATTACGTCGATTGTTTCCAAACTGAAAATGAAGCAGTGCAAGTGGTAAAAGATGTTATTAAAATCCATGGTGCTGGAGGATTCGAACTGAGAAATATGATATCAAATTCAGAAAAAGTTTTGGAATCTTGTGGGCAATCGGCCAGTGGAATAGACGACAGCGGTGAGTTTTTAAGCAAAGATAATATTGAAAGAATTTTGGGTATACACTGGTTACCAAATGTAGACATATTTTGCTTccgtttaaattttcataaagtggAAAGATCTATTTTAGAATTTGCCAAAGTGCCTTCCAAGCGTGAGATGCTTTCTCTAAATATGTCAATTTATGACCCATTtggatttttgtgtgatttcatGATTACATCCAAAGTTTTGATGCAAAGAGTATGGAAAGCAGGTATAGAGTGGGACGAGGAGTTGccgattgaaatttataatcatTGGAAATTGTGGTTAATGGAACTTAAAAGGCTGGAACAGTTTACTATATCTCGTTgctattttaatgaatttttaaaatgtaaagtAGACTTACACATATTTGCAGATGCGAGCGAAGAGGCGATGGCGACTGTTGCATATTGGCGTGTGGTAAGTGTGGATGAAATAAAAGTTATTTTCGTGATGGGAAAATCTTCTTGTGCCCCTACAATATATCATACTATACCCAAACTAGAACTGCAGGCTGCAGTTATGGGTGTCCGGATGAAGGATTTAATAATTTCTaatcatacaaaaaatattaataaaatttatttttggacaGATTCCCATACTGTCATACGATGGATCAATTCTGACCACCGGAAATATAAACAATACGTGGCCAATAGGGTGGCAGAAATTTTGGAAGGCAGCGGAATGGATAATTGGAATTGGTGTCCTGGAACAAAAAACCCAGCTGATGAAGCAACACGGGCTAAATATCCCATAAAGTACGAGGCGGACGGACGGTGGAAAAACGGACCAGATTTTTTGAAATTGGATGAATCCCAGTGGCCAACAGAATCAAACATGGAAAATTATGAAGATTCTACCAATTCCGAATTGAGATCAAAATTTGTCTTTCTGGTGGCTCGTCAGGTTTGTTCCATAATTCCtgatattaatcgattttcaaaatattccagaTTAAAACGTACAATGGCTTGGGTACATCGttacatacaaaatttatatcggAAAATCAAGAATATTGGCTTAATTAAAGGCGAGTTGTCTGTTGAAGAAAATGCATGGGCTGAGATGTATTTATGTCGACGTATTCAAAGTGAagttttttctgaagaaattgcTGATATTGGACAACAAGGGCATGTGGGTAAATACAGTAAAATAAAGATGTTGAACCCACGCATCGGTGAAGATGGATTATTGAGAGTATCTGGACGTATTCAGAATGCACCAAGTCTGTCCATCCAGTCAAAAAATCCCATCATTCTTCCAAACCAACATTGCTTTACACGCCTGCTAGTGGAGTCGTAtcatgtaaaattttgccacattaaTATGTCAATTGTAATAAGTGAAGTGCGATTGAAGTTTTGGGTACCATCAATTCGTCGTTTGTTGAACAGTATACAATCTCGATGTCAAGTTTGCCGCATACGAAGGGCGAAGCCTCGTCAACCACAAATGGCCCCTTTGCCGATAGACCGTGTAACTCCATATATTCGTGCCTCCACTTACACCGGTGTGGATTATTTTGGACCTATTAATGTCACCATTCGTCGCCAACGAGAGAAGAGGTGGATCGCCTTATTCACCTGTTTGACCATACGTGCTATCCACTTGGAGATAGCGCCTGATCTTTCCAGTGATTCCTGTCTACTTTGCAtcagaaattttataaatcgtAATCCGTAG